The genomic window TCGCCCGCGTGTTCAAGGATTACGGCGAGGAGCGCTTCGCCAAGCGCATGGCGCGCGCCATCGTGCAGCGCCGGGCGGAAAAGCCGTTCGAGCGCACCGCCGACCTGGCCGCCGTGATCACCGAGGCCAACCCGGCCTGGGAGAAGGGCAAGAACCCGGCGACCCGCGCCTTCCAGGGGCTGCGCATCTTCATCAACAACGAGCTGGGCGATCTGGAGCGTGGCCTTGAGGCTGCCCTGGAAGGCCTGGCCATCGGCGGTCGCCTGGTGGTGATCAGCTTCCACTCGCTGGAAGACCGTATCGTCAAACAGTTCATGCGCAAGCAGGTGAAGGGCGAAGCGGACAACCTGCCGCGCAACCTGCCGATCCAGGTCAAGCCCTTCGAGCCGCGCCTGAAGCTGATCGGCAAGCCGGTCTACGCCTCCGAAGCCGAGCTCAAGGCCAACCCGCGCTCGCGCAGTGCGGTCATGCGCATCGCGGAGAAGCTCAGATGAGCCGTCTCTTCTCCAAGCGCCTGCCGACCGGCAGCTTCTTCATGCTGCTGCTGTTCATCGGCGTGCTGCTGTCCGCTATTTCCGTTTCCTACAGCGCGTACTGGAACCGCCAACTGCTCAACTCGCTGTACACCGAGCTCAACGTGCGCGACAAGGCGCAGGCCGAGTATGGCCGGCTGATCCTCGAGCAGAGCACCTGGACGGCCCACAGCCGCATCGAAGCCCTGGCGACCGACCAGTTGAAGATGCGTGTGCCCGATCCGACCGAAATCATCATGGTGGCGCCATGAGAGACCTGGCCGGCGCTCGTTATCCCTGGCGCTTCCGCGTCGTCATCGCCTTGTTGCTGGCGATGGTGGCGGCGATCGCCTGGCGTATCGTCGACCTCCACGTCATCGACCACGACTTCCTCAAGGGTCAGGGCGATGCGCGCAGCGTGCGGCACATCTCCATTCCCGCGCACCGCGGCCTGATCACCGACCGTAACGGCGAGCCGCTGGCCGTCAGTACGCCGGTGGCTACGCTGTGGGCCAACCCCAAGGAACTGGTGCTCGAGCGCGAGAAGTGGGGCTTCCTCGCCGACGCGCTGGGGCAGCCCAAGGCGGCTCTGTCCGAGCGTCTGGATGCGAACGCCGACAAGGAATTCATCTATCTGGTACGAGGCCTGACCCCGGAGCAGGGCGAGGCCGTGATGGCCCAGGTGAAGACTCATCGTATTCCGGGGGTTTACTCGGTCGAGGAGTTCCGCCGCTTCTACCCGTCCGGCGAAGTTGCCGCCCAGGTGGTGGGCTTCACCGACGTCGACGACCGTGGCCGTGAAGGCGTGGAACTGGCCTTCGACAGCTGGCTGGCCGGTGTGCCGGGCAAGCGCCAGGTGCTCAAGGACCGCCGCGGACACCTGATCCGTGACGTGCAGGTCACCCGCAACGCCAAGGCCGGCAAGACCCTCGCCCTGTCCATCGACCTGCGCCTGCAGTACCTCGCCAACCGCGAGCTGCGCAACGCGCTGGTGGAGAACGGCGCCAAGGCCGGCAGCCTGGTGATTCTCGAC from Pseudomonas sp. GCEP-101 includes these protein-coding regions:
- the rsmH gene encoding 16S rRNA (cytosine(1402)-N(4))-methyltransferase RsmH produces the protein MTSTFQHITVLLEEAVEALAPLEGGRYVDGTFGRGGHSRALLGRLGPGGQLLGFDKDPQAIATGKALAAEDGRFVIVQRSFAEMGEEFSARGLQGSVNGVLLDLGVSSPQLDDPERGFSFLNDGPLDMRMNPDQGVSAAQWIATAAEDEIARVFKDYGEERFAKRMARAIVQRRAEKPFERTADLAAVITEANPAWEKGKNPATRAFQGLRIFINNELGDLERGLEAALEGLAIGGRLVVISFHSLEDRIVKQFMRKQVKGEADNLPRNLPIQVKPFEPRLKLIGKPVYASEAELKANPRSRSAVMRIAEKLR
- the ftsL gene encoding cell division protein FtsL, which encodes MSRLFSKRLPTGSFFMLLLFIGVLLSAISVSYSAYWNRQLLNSLYTELNVRDKAQAEYGRLILEQSTWTAHSRIEALATDQLKMRVPDPTEIIMVAP